One genomic segment of Terriglobales bacterium includes these proteins:
- a CDS encoding M13 family metallopeptidase has translation MRIVRLLVALLFCSSQLLAQSTAPEKKADTPPETPLKALPYIPSLDVSAMDRSVNPCVDFYKFSCAGWEKKNPIPGDQAAWSVYGKLNDDNFRFLWGILEDAAKPDPKRAKVEAQIGDFFSACMDESAIDKRGAAPLQPSLDAIAKMSSKEQIAGVLAREHMNGGAGMFNFFSEQDAKDSTQYIAAVYQGGLGLPDRDYYVKDDGKFPEIRAKYLEHVQKMFELLGDAPEKAKAGAETVTAIESALAKASLTRVERRDPYKNYHKLKVGELEQSAPSFGWQGYFAGSGLPGLKELNVQHPAFVAELENQIKSHSLDDWKTYLRWHAVRSQAQLLSKPFREENFNFYRRYLRGVQEPPPRWKTCVRRVDNDLGEALGQAYVARAFSPQLKADALEMVKRIQADMEVRLKDLDWMSPETKQQALTKLRTMVNKIGYPDKWRDYSSVRVERGDYFGNVERATLFENKRQLDRIGKPLDRGEWFMTPPTVNAYYNPQMNDINFSAGVLQPPLYDAKLDDAPNYGNTGATIGHELIHGFDDEGRQFDAQGNLKDWWTAEDDKKFRERAACVIDQYSQYVIVDDIKINGNLTAGEDIADLAGVILAWDAWKEKTRNAQLESRDGLTPEQRFFVGYAQWDCNNERDENKRVNAVTNPHSPGEYRINGVVVNMPEFGQAFACKAGDPMVKPADKVCKIW, from the coding sequence ATGCGAATCGTAAGACTTCTTGTCGCCCTGCTCTTCTGCTCGTCTCAACTTCTTGCTCAAAGCACAGCGCCGGAAAAGAAAGCGGACACTCCCCCGGAGACTCCGCTGAAGGCGCTCCCCTACATCCCCAGCCTCGACGTCAGCGCCATGGACCGCAGCGTGAACCCGTGCGTGGACTTCTACAAATTCTCCTGCGCCGGCTGGGAGAAGAAGAATCCCATTCCGGGCGACCAGGCGGCGTGGAGCGTTTACGGCAAGCTGAATGACGACAACTTCCGCTTCCTGTGGGGGATCCTCGAGGATGCCGCCAAGCCCGATCCCAAGCGCGCCAAGGTGGAGGCGCAGATCGGCGATTTCTTTTCCGCCTGCATGGATGAGAGCGCCATCGACAAGCGTGGCGCGGCGCCGCTTCAACCTTCGCTGGATGCCATCGCAAAGATGTCGTCGAAAGAACAGATCGCCGGCGTGCTGGCACGCGAGCACATGAACGGCGGCGCGGGCATGTTCAACTTCTTTTCCGAGCAGGACGCCAAGGACTCCACGCAGTACATCGCCGCGGTGTATCAGGGCGGCCTGGGCCTGCCCGACCGGGACTACTACGTGAAGGACGACGGCAAGTTCCCGGAGATCCGGGCCAAGTACCTGGAACACGTGCAGAAGATGTTCGAACTGCTCGGGGATGCGCCGGAAAAGGCCAAGGCCGGGGCGGAAACCGTGACGGCCATTGAGAGCGCGCTGGCCAAAGCTTCGCTGACGCGGGTGGAGCGCCGCGATCCCTACAAGAACTACCACAAGCTCAAAGTAGGAGAACTGGAGCAGAGCGCGCCCAGTTTCGGCTGGCAGGGGTACTTCGCCGGCAGCGGGCTGCCGGGACTGAAAGAGCTCAATGTGCAGCACCCGGCGTTCGTCGCCGAACTGGAGAACCAGATCAAGTCGCACAGCCTGGACGACTGGAAGACCTACCTGCGCTGGCACGCTGTGCGCAGCCAGGCGCAATTGCTCTCCAAGCCGTTCCGCGAGGAGAACTTCAACTTCTACCGGCGGTATCTGCGCGGAGTGCAGGAGCCGCCGCCGCGCTGGAAGACCTGCGTCCGCCGGGTGGACAACGACCTGGGCGAAGCGCTGGGGCAGGCCTACGTGGCGCGCGCCTTCAGTCCGCAACTCAAGGCGGACGCGCTGGAGATGGTGAAGCGCATCCAGGCGGACATGGAGGTGCGCCTGAAGGACCTGGACTGGATGAGCCCGGAAACCAAGCAGCAGGCGCTGACCAAGCTGCGCACCATGGTCAACAAGATCGGCTACCCGGACAAGTGGCGCGACTACAGCTCGGTGCGGGTGGAGCGCGGCGACTACTTCGGCAACGTCGAGCGGGCCACGCTGTTCGAGAACAAGCGGCAGCTCGACCGCATCGGCAAGCCGCTGGACCGCGGGGAGTGGTTCATGACGCCGCCCACCGTCAACGCCTACTACAACCCGCAGATGAACGACATCAACTTCTCCGCCGGCGTCCTGCAGCCGCCGCTCTACGATGCCAAGCTCGATGACGCGCCCAACTACGGGAACACCGGCGCCACCATCGGACACGAGCTCATCCACGGCTTTGACGATGAAGGCCGGCAGTTCGACGCCCAGGGCAACCTGAAAGACTGGTGGACGGCGGAAGACGACAAGAAGTTCCGCGAACGCGCCGCCTGCGTCATCGACCAGTACTCACAGTACGTCATCGTGGACGACATCAAGATCAACGGCAACCTCACCGCAGGCGAGGACATCGCCGATCTGGCCGGGGTCATCCTGGCGTGGGATGCGTGGAAGGAAAAGACCAGGAACGCACAGCTCGAATCGCGCGACGGTCTTACGCCCGAACAGCGTTTTTTTGTCGGCTACGCGCAGTGGGACTGCAACAACGAGCGCGACGAGAACAAGCGCGTCAACGCGGTCACCAATCCGCACTCGCCGGGAGAGTACCGCATCAACGGGGTGGTGGTGAACATGCCGGAGTTCGGCCAGGCCTTCGCCTGCAAGGCTGGCGACCCCATGGTCAAGCCGGCGGACAAGGTGTGCAAGATCTGGTGA